One window of Scheffersomyces stipitis CBS 6054 chromosome 1, whole genome shotgun sequence genomic DNA carries:
- a CDS encoding GTP-binding protein of the ras family — MSQWIDSLKVLSNKYDICVLGEENCGKSSLILHYLHNKFIEGLDSSIEDLYTKPVSLGGIYHEITILDTTSLSDSYSTSRRTQILNTSTILFIYAINNHESFTAIEDTIERIQHIRPQLPPMVIVATKCDLEGQRQVSYEEGQEFAERAGAIAFVECSSLLGIGISEAFQPLVKYVVDRKIEEQKQDDKSQSQQVADASEIEETPEVVGQGKSSGNDILEQEKSNVNPTKSDGSNNTVGADKTLTNKSEGSDVKVRKINRDIPSQAKKEEIAKSGCCTII, encoded by the coding sequence ATGAGCCAGTGGATCGACAGCTTGAAGGTTCTCCTGAATAAATACGACATCTGcgttcttggagaagaaaactgCGGCAAGTCGTCGCTCATTTTGCATTACCTTCACAACAAGTTCATCGAAGGACTTGACTCTTCTATCGAAGACCTCTACACCAAGCCCGTAAGCTTGGGAGGCATTTATCATGAGATAACTATCTTGGATACAACATCTCTTCTGGACAGTTACTCAACATCTCGTCGAACCCAGATTTTGAACACATCTACTATCCTTTTCATCTATGCCATCAACAACCACGAATCGTTCACAGCCATCGAAGACACCATAGAAAGAATTCAGCATATACGACCCCAACTCCCTCCGATGGTTATTGTAGCTACGAAATGTGATTTGGAGGGTCAACGTCAAGTTTCGTATGAAGAAGGTCAGGAATTTGCTGAAAGAGCTGGTGCCATAGCCTTTGTCGAATGCTCTTCCTTGTTGGGAATAGGTATTTCGGAAGCTTTCCAGCCTCTCGTCAAGTATGTAGTAGATCGTAAGATAGAGGAGCAGAAACAAGACGAcaagagccagagccagcAAGTAGCTGATGCTTcagaaatcgaagaaacTCCTGAAGTTGTCGGACAAGGAAAGAGCAGTGGGAATGACATCttggaacaagaaaaactGAATGTGAATCCGACAAAATCTGATGGCTCCAATAATACTGTGGGAGCGGACAAGACTCTTACTAATAAGAGCGAGGGCTCAGATGTCAAGGTGAGAAAGATTAACCGTGATATTCCTTCTCAGgccaagaaagaagaaattgcaaaGAGTGGCTGTTGCACCATAATCTGA